GCCCGGGAACCGGGCGGTGGCGCTCTCAGGCCAGCCAGGGCGACAAGGCGTCCATCGTGCGCGCCACGGCGCCGGCATGCGTCTCGAACCACGCCCGCCCGGCCCGCCCCATCGACTGGCGGCGCGCATCGTCCTTCAGCAATTCCAGCGCCACCTGCACCGCCTGCCCGGCATCGGCCGCGCGCAGAACGCCGCCGGCCTCGATGGCCTCGATCGCCGCCTGCTGGAAATTGAACGTATGCGGCCCCACGATGACCGGCACCGCGGCCGCGCAGGCCTCGATCAGGTTCTGCCCGCCCAGCGGCGCAAAGCTGCCGGCGACAATCGCCACATCGCAGGCCGCGTAGTAGAAAGCCATTTCGCCCAGGCTGTCGCCCAGCAGCACCGCCGTGTCCGGCCCCGGCGATACATCCCGGGAACGCCGGACAAAGGGCAGCCCGGCCTCATCCAGCAGGCCCGCCGCTTCGTCGAAGCGCTGCGGATGCCGGGGAATCAGCAGGAACAAGGGCGCGCCCGGCAGGGCCGACGCGCGCTTGATCGCCTCGATGAAACCCGCATCTTCGCCTTCGCGCGTACTGGCGACCGCCACGACCGGCCGGCCCAGCGCCGCGCGCCACTGGCGTCCGGCGTCCACGCGCGCCGGCGGCAGCGCCAGGTCGAATTTCAAGCTGCCTGTCACCACGGCCTGCGGCGCGCCGGCCTGCCGCAGCCGCTCCGCGTCCTGCGGCGTCTGCGCCAGCACCAGGTCCAGGCCTGCCAGCGCTTCACGCATCACCGCGCCCATGCGGCGGGCCTGGCGCAGCGACGATTCGGAATAGCGGGCGCTGACCAGGCCCATCGGCACGCGCTGGGCACGCGCCGCGGCCAGCAGGTTCGGCCAGATCTCGCGCTCGATCAGCAGGCCGCAGCGCGGCCGCCAGCGCGCCAGGAAACGGCGGGTGGCGCCGGGAAAGTCGTAGGGCAGCCAGGCCTGGCGCAACTGGCCGCGCGCGATGGCGTCGGCGAACAGGCGCTCGCCTTCCGCCCGTCCCGTAGCCGTGATGTGCGTCAAGAGCACCGGCAGGCCGCGATCCAGCAGGGCTTGCAGCAGGGGCTGCGCGGCGCGCGTCTCCCCCAGGCTGACGGCATGCACCCAGACAGGCGCGGCGAACGAGGCCGGCGGCATTGCGCCACGGCCGAAACGTTCGGCGGAGAAAATCTGCCACTGCCCGCCGGCGCGACGCGCCCGGTGAGCCATCCAGAGCCAGACCAGGGGCGAGGCGGCCCGCAGCGCCAGGGTATAGACGCCGCGGTTCATGTCATTTGGCGGCCAGCGCCTGCTCGACCGAGGCCATGACCGCCTCGCGCGAGGGCGAGGCGCCGCGGTCGCCGAGGCTGGCGGTGTAGTTCGAGCCGACCAGCGGCGTGCGGACCGGGGTCGAGGCCCGATAGATGCCGATCGTGGGACGGCCCAGCGCGGCGGAAAGATGCGTCAGGCCGCTGTCCAGGCCCACCATGAGGCGGGATCCGGCCAGCAGGCGGGCGACGTCCGTGAGGCTCATGCGCGGCAAGACCTCGGCGCCGTCCATGCCGGCGACCAGCAGGCGCGCGCGCTCGGCTTCCTGTTCATTGCCGGCCAGCAGCTTCAGGGTGCAACCGGCGTCGCGCAGGCGGCGGAACACCACGCGCCAGTCGTCCTCGGGCCAGAGCTTGTCGTCCCGGCTGGCGGACGGCATGACCACGGCATAGCCCCTGTCCAGGTCCAGATGGTGCAGCTTGGGCATCTCGGATACGTTGAGCCCCTCGCTCGGGACATCGTGGACCGTATCGCCAACCGGGGCGCCGCCGCCTGGGCGCGAGAAGGATTGCAGGCCGAAGTCCGGCTGCCCGGCATATTGGTAGCCGAAGGTCAGTGCCGCCAGCTTGCGCTGGCGGATCACCGCCGGCTGCCAGAACTCCACCTTGTGGCGGACGTTGTAGAACAGGGACGCCAGCGGCTCGCGCGCGGAGCGCCAGTCCAGGCCATGGCGCACGCCGCGCGCCTGGCGCACCAGCCAGGCGGACTTGAGCAGAGCCTGCATGTCCAGCACGATGTCGTACTTCTTGGCGCGCAGTCGCTCGCGCAGCGCCTTGCGCTCGGCCCGCACCTGGCCCGACCACCATGCCTTGCGCCAACGACGGTGGGCGACCTTGATGACCTCGTTCACGGCGGGGTGCCAGGCGGGGATCTCGGCGAACGCTTCTTCGGCGACCCAGTCGATTTCAGCGTCCGGCACATGGCGGGCGATATCCGAAATGGCGGGCAGCATATGCACGAGATCGCCCAGGGACGATGTGCGGACAATGAGAATGCGGGTTGGCATCAAGAGACGGGAAAACGGACCAGGAACGGGTAGTTCGCGAATTTACACCACATCCGGCACCGGAGGCCGGCCAGCCGTTGCGGCGAGAAAGCCGCTGTCCGTTGCCTTACCGATCAACGTCATGAAAACAGGGGGAAGCACCCAGACAGGAAAGGCGTAGCGCGCCTGCACCTCGAAGAATACGCCGTGCAAAACGATCAACGCCATGGCCGGAACAAGAGAAACGCCAAGCACGCACAAATCAAATCGAAGCGACCTGGCACGCGCTAGCGCCATCGTCGACGCGGCAAGAAACAGCACAATCATGATTTGCAACATGCCCCCGATCCAATGAGAGGCATTGACAAGCATGCGGGCTCGCGCCTCATAGGCGAGCCGCATCTCGTCGGTTCTGGCAACATGGCTTTGCTGCGCCGCCGCGTCCACCTCCGACACATCCACCCCCATGCTGTCCGCCAAGATCCGATCTTGGCGGTAGCGCTGGGACCCCTCCAACCAAGAAGCAAACCAATCTCGGAAGCCCAGCAAGCGGGAAATCTTGCATGCATACAGCCCAGGCAGATTCTTCCAACCGACTTCCCTCTGCCGGTCCAATATGAACGGCACCAAAGGCTCTGCCCTGCGATCCAGGCCAAAACGCGCGCGGCTTTCCGACCACCGGCCGCAAGTCTCCTTGCCATCCCCCATATCATGGCCAATGGCGACCACTGCGCGCACCACGCCGGGAGCATATTGACTGGTGCGGGAATGATTCAACAGGCTGCGCTCTAGCAAGTTGGCCACAAGGAGCCCGCCAAGCACGATCAGCACCCCCGCGAGGCCTGCTGAAAACCGGTGCCCTTTCAAGCGGCTTGTCTCCTCTGAGGCACACATTCCGTGTTGGATCAACATCAGTGCGACACCGGAAACGATCATCACCGGCGCATAGATCGGGCGCCACGATGCACTCAAGGCTAGCGACAATAGCGCTCCCGTGGCCGTCAGCCAGCGACGCGACGACGGGCCCTGGCATGTGAGCAGACGCATCCCGATCACAAACGCGCTCAACGCCATCAAATCGGTAGCCACCAGCGCTGCCGCAGGGGTGGCGGCAAGAATGGCCAGTATCACCACGCCCGCACCCGAGAGCGACGTCATGCGATTGCCCGGCCACCTGCCTGAAGGCAATATGGCGAAGACTGCCAGGACCGCGCAACATATGTTGAGCAATGCCGCCGCGGCGTACGGCGCAATGCCGGCTGCCCTCATTGGAGCGAACAGCCAACCCACCACACCACCCTTGTGGTACAGATCAGGCGCTTGCGCGATCATCCAGTAATACAGGAAATCGGAAACGGGTTCTGGACGAAACACCATCGCTATGGCCAGGAAAGCCACAATCACGAGCAAGACAGCAGCACTCCGTCCAATCCCTACTTGCCGTAAGCGCATGTCTACCTTTCACCAATACCGGCTACAAGCGCGGCGCACAGTGGAACTGCCTCAAGAGGGGCGCAATTTTACGGAATTTCTTGCTATCGTAATGGACCTCCGGGCGCCAAGCGCCATAGAGAGCCTTTCCGCCTGCGGCCCATGCACCGCCGTTCATCCCGTTGAATAATGAAAATCCTTACCGTATTCGGCACTCGTCCCGAAGCCATCAAGATGGCGCCTCTGGTTCAGG
The Achromobacter sp. AONIH1 DNA segment above includes these coding regions:
- a CDS encoding 3-deoxy-D-manno-octulosonic acid transferase; amino-acid sequence: MNRGVYTLALRAASPLVWLWMAHRARRAGGQWQIFSAERFGRGAMPPASFAAPVWVHAVSLGETRAAQPLLQALLDRGLPVLLTHITATGRAEGERLFADAIARGQLRQAWLPYDFPGATRRFLARWRPRCGLLIEREIWPNLLAAARAQRVPMGLVSARYSESSLRQARRMGAVMREALAGLDLVLAQTPQDAERLRQAGAPQAVVTGSLKFDLALPPARVDAGRQWRAALGRPVVAVASTREGEDAGFIEAIKRASALPGAPLFLLIPRHPQRFDEAAGLLDEAGLPFVRRSRDVSPGPDTAVLLGDSLGEMAFYYAACDVAIVAGSFAPLGGQNLIEACAAAVPVIVGPHTFNFQQAAIEAIEAGGVLRAADAGQAVQVALELLKDDARRQSMGRAGRAWFETHAGAVARTMDALSPWLA
- the waaC gene encoding lipopolysaccharide heptosyltransferase I, translating into MPTRILIVRTSSLGDLVHMLPAISDIARHVPDAEIDWVAEEAFAEIPAWHPAVNEVIKVAHRRWRKAWWSGQVRAERKALRERLRAKKYDIVLDMQALLKSAWLVRQARGVRHGLDWRSAREPLASLFYNVRHKVEFWQPAVIRQRKLAALTFGYQYAGQPDFGLQSFSRPGGGAPVGDTVHDVPSEGLNVSEMPKLHHLDLDRGYAVVMPSASRDDKLWPEDDWRVVFRRLRDAGCTLKLLAGNEQEAERARLLVAGMDGAEVLPRMSLTDVARLLAGSRLMVGLDSGLTHLSAALGRPTIGIYRASTPVRTPLVGSNYTASLGDRGASPSREAVMASVEQALAAK